A genomic window from Cricetulus griseus strain 17A/GY chromosome 4, alternate assembly CriGri-PICRH-1.0, whole genome shotgun sequence includes:
- the LOC100768856 gene encoding NXPE family member 4 → MMTSRKSLWVLLFIVILWVSFTVFRNPSEIWATFKLPVSFSRWNLVMKSSCPTVPLNPPVSLQETEMRVKEILEKLDKQIPPRPFTHLNTTTSATHSTATILNPRETHCMGDKLDVLLEARDHLGHRKEYGGDFLRARMSSPALKAGASGKVTDFNNGTYLVSFTLFWEGPVSLSILLMHPSEGVSALWRARKQGYDRIIFTGMFVSGTSQVHTDCALVLNSSVELCQYLDAQDQEAFYCVKPPNVPCAALTHMHSKNKQVSYLRQQERSLFEKSNIGVEIMGKSNVISVSKCNKEAVPTKEKCKFGMVSGIPSGHVWKNTWNPASCSLAPIKMKDCLRGKFIHLMGDSTIRQWMDYFKSKIDTLRSVDLHETGKLQHQLAVDLDEKISIQWQKHGYPLIGSLVYSVKEIENIARIIDRTGGEKNTVIVISLGQHFRPFPIDVFIRRALNVHKALQRLLLRSPDTMVVLKTENIREMNSDVERLSDFHGYTQYLALKDIFQGLNVGVIDAWDMTIAYGTNDVHPPQHVVGSQINIFLNYIC, encoded by the exons ATGATGACCAGTCGTAAGTCACTGTGGGTGCTGCTGTTTATAGTTATCCTCTGGGTCTCTTTTACAGTTTTCAGAAACCCATCGGAG ATATGGGCTACGTTCAAGTTGCCTGTGTCCTTCAGTCGCTGGAACTTGGTCATGAAATCCTCCTGCCCTACAGTGCCTCTGAACCCACCAGTTTCACTacaagagacagagatgagagtcAAGGAGATCCTAGAGAAACTAGACAAACAGATCCCTCCCAGACCTTTCACCCATCTCAACACCACCACCAGCGCCACGCACAGCACAGCCACCATCCTCAACCCTCGAGAGACCCATTGCATGGGGGACAAACTGGATGTGCTCTTGGAAGCTAGGGACCACCTGGGACACAGGAAGGAATATGGTGGGGACTTCCTGAGGGCCAGGATGTCCTCCCCAGCCCTGAAGGCAGGAGCTTCTGGAAAGGTGACAGACTTCAACAATGGCACCTACCTTGTCAGCTTTACCCTGTTCTGGGAAGGCCCCGTCTCCCTGTCTATTCTTCTCATGCATCCCAGTGAAGGGGTGTCAGCTCTCTGGAGGGCTCGGAAACAGGGCTATGACAGAATCATCTTCACTGGCATGTTTGTCAGTGGAACCTCTCAGGTCCACACTGATTGTGCCTTGGTTCTGAACTCAAGTGTGGAGCTGTGCCAATATCTGGACGCCCAGGACCAAGAAGCTTTCTATTGTGTGAAGCCTCCAAATGTCCCCTGTGCTGCCCTCACCCACATGCATTCAAAGAACAAGCAAGTTTCCTATCTTAGGCAGCAAGAGAGGAGCCTCTTTGAAAA GTCAAATATAGGTGTGGAGATTATGGGAAAATCCAATGTGATTAGTGTCTCCAAATGCAACA AAGAGGCTGTTccaacaaaagagaaatgcaaGTTCGGAATGGTATCTGGAATCCCCAGTGGGCATGTCTGGAAAAACACATGGAATCCAGCCTCCTGTAGTTTGGCTCCAATCAAAATGAAAGACTgcctgagaggaaagttcatccACCTAATGGGTGACTCCACAATCCGCCAATGGATGGACTACTTCAAAAGCAAAATAGACA CACTGAGGTCTGTGGATCTGCATGAGACTGGAAAACTGCAACACCAACTCGCCGTGGACTTGGATGAAAAAATTAGCATCCAGTGGCAAAAACATGGCTACCCCCTTATTGGATCACTGGTGTACTCTGTCAAAGAGATAGAGAACATTGCACGGATAATTGACAGGACTGGAGGAGAGAAAAATACGGTCATCGTCATTTCTCTGGGTCAGCATTTCAGACCTTTTCCCATTGACGTTTTTATCCGAAGGGCCCTCAATGTCCACAAAGCTCTTCAGCGACTTCTCCTGAGAAGCCCAGACACTATGGTTGTcctcaaaacagaaaacatcagggagatgaacagtgatgtggaaagaCTTAGTGACTTCCATGGTTACACCCAGTATCTTGCCTTAAAGGATATTTTCCAGGGTctcaatgtgggtgtcattgatgCCTGGGATATGACAATTGCATATGGAACAAATGATGTCCATCCACCACAGCATGTGGTTGGAAGTCAAATTAATATATTCTTAAACTATATTTGCTAG